A part of Candida albicans SC5314 chromosome 2, complete sequence genomic DNA contains:
- the SAC3 gene encoding Sac3p (Putative nuclear pore-associated protein, required for small ribosomal subunit biogenesis; possibly an essential gene, disruptants not obtained by UAU1 method) translates to MSSFGSSTIANGASSGNIFANQSNFGNFLGESQLNGNNQTNFKAASVFNNDNNNINTGSPEKNANTKKTQKQTNKSYQNGKSTSTTSKQISNLQVFKESDIVATGALFEQPERLGFNHRRPTEVRSIPKYFLTQPKLLYTPEFVQNPWDQENQNKLTLMEAENGGRDYQGLYEDMQKLREIERTKMEELGLVDAENVAKDLTEAISFSGSCLDMCPVFERVRRQLENNVKALEKDPISNKISRERAVKAFSRPAAGQPPPLPSDVRPPHVLSQTLNYLVDNILQQLPEAHSFIWDRTRSIRQDFTYQNNFGPEAVDCNERIVRIHLLSLHIMAGSDVEYSQQQELEQFNKALQTLMEIYQDVRNNGGKSPNEAEFRAYHLLSHVRDPDLERQIQKLPDEVYNDKLVQLALRFRKITTQNNVVERGVTNLVGALNLYTEFFRLVYSEETPFLMACLLETHFNEIRFYALKAISRSFHTKTKPYAIQRLQQVLGFDSVQKLQKFLGYYDIDIINVNGEVLVDLFNKEKLETTYKLNSFHEKAKYSPPYSTQLDDKVKGLDWKHFVNSGRPNTGVAFNSQPPTVEITSKPQQSGFVNLSSFKKPETVNTFDSTSLQSQPQPQPQPQPQPQAQSQSFQIPNNAPHKNIFNFKSEISSAPGSIKPSNVNSISSATEPAKPVFSFPSNENTSKSNLKSNVQNSQQPVQSFNKPVPNFPSPTESNLNKVPLTAPSSLSFGFTQPQKEKEKEKVKPLEQPDTKVSIPAPVRTSLSVVPEKVKLTQSKMFPLALQQVFEQILQDTIKSELQVVLSKLLSKYHNELERKKVIHSLGSELYDAFLREVMYECVLEARAAQFYDSHLKKRKMKVIIRNSKKAVNKLREKKMKMYELKSVTFEKLKKNKRRLSISSFESNSSFSKRKRHDSFDVSVISEKQHEVHELWSPINLSEFLKNCSENLKLKIYQNNLDLKFLLIVENWRTSYAKWLNSKLGLKANMTSSVLENSISNDKINLLITSMPNKEQLNESFFANTAFILFECGLTISSVTSIQEKLQADGKILKKIISLIDKYSRYKVSIIISFWDVSGSSITSSEVADLLHLTQYSSVSNLKSLVLCDMTTKNGNINTILSQAFNKVSLEFNGELSSTGSKREYNETKLKSSQTQQHKLQKLNHSIRNHKILNIDNSNYNSSIIEESTPSASPKRKKVDDNRANTSLSQLQDLTAEIRRKYKK, encoded by the coding sequence ATGTCATCATTCGGAAGTTCAACAATTGCAAATGGTGCTTCACTGGGTAACATATTTGCCAATCAATccaattttggaaattttcTAGGAGAAAGTCAACTAAATGGTAATAACCAAACCAATTTCAAAGCAGCTTCggttttcaataatgacaataacaatatcaacacAGGATCACCTGAAAAGAATGCAAATACAAAGAAAACACAGAAACAAACCAACAAATCCTACCAAAATGGGAAATCAACATCTACAACATCTAagcaaatttcaaatctacAGGTGTTCAAAGAGAGTGATATTGTTGCAACTGGAGCTTTATTCGAACAGCCTGAGCGACTAGGTTTTAATCATAGACGACCAACAGAAGTAAGATCAATACCGAAATACTTTTTAACTCAACCAAAGCTTTTGTATACTCCTgaatttgttcaaaatcCTTGGGAtcaagaaaatcaaaataaattgactTTGATGGAAGCAGAGAATGGTGGTAGAGATTATCAAGGATTGTATGAAGACATGCAAAAACTTCGAGAAATAGAAAGAACCAAGATGGAAGAGTTGGGATTAGTAGATGCTGAGAATGTAGCTAAAGATTTAACAGAAGCCATATCGTTTTCTGGTTCTTGTCTTGATATGTGTCCAGTATTTGAAAGAGTGAGAAgacaattggaaaataatGTGAAGGCATTGGAAAAAGATCCCAtatcaaacaaaatttcACGAGAGCGTGCAGTTAAAGCGTTTTCAAGACCAGCTGCTGGTCAACCACCGCCATTACCATCGGATGTTAGACCGCCACATGTTTTGAGTCAAACATTAAACTATTTGGTTGACAATATTTTACAACAGCTTCCAGAAGCacattcatttatttgGGATAGAACACGGTCTATAAGACAGGATTTTACGTATCAGAATAACTTTGGTCCAGAGGCGGTTGATTGTAATGAAAGAATTGTCAGAATACATTTATTGTCATTGCATATAATGGCAGGCAGTGATGTAGAGTATtcccaacaacaagaattggaaCAATTCAATAAGGCGTTGCAAACATTAATGGAAATATATCAAGATGTCAGGAATAATGGGGGCAAGTCTCCGAATGAAGCTGAATTTAGGGCTTATCACTTATTAAGTCATGTAAGGGATCCTGACTTGGAAAgacaaattcaaaagttGCCTGATGAAGTATATAATGACAAATTGGTACAGCTAGCATTAAGATTCAGAAAGATCACTACACAAAACAATGTTGTTGAAAGGGGAGTAACGAATCTAGTTGGTGCATTAAATCTCTACACTGAATTTTTCCGACTTGTTTACAGCGAGGAAACACCTTTCTTAATGGCGTGTTTATTAGAGACCCATTTTAACGAGATAAGGTTTTATGCACTCAAAGCTATATCCAGAAGTTTCCACACAAAGACTAAACCTTATGCAATTCAACGATTGCAGCAAGTTTTGGGATTTGATTCTGTACagaaattacaaaaatttcTCGGTTACTATGATATCGATATTATCAACGTTAATGGCGAAGTATTGgttgatttattcaataaagAGAAATTGGAAACCACGTATAAGTTAAATTCATTCCATGAGAAAGCAAAGTATTCTCCACCTTACTCAACACAATTGGATGACAAGGTCAAGGGATTAGATTGGAAACATTTTGTAAATAGTGGACGTCCGAATACCGGGGTAGCATTTAATTCCCAACCACCCACAGTGGAAATAACTTCCAAACCCCAACAATCTGGCTTTGTTAATCTCTCCAGTTTCAAGAAGCCCGAGACGGTCAATACTTTTGATTCTACTAGTTTGCAATCGCAACCGCAACCGCAGCctcaaccacaaccacaacctCAAGCCCAATCTCAATCTTTCCAAATACCGAATAACGCTCCTCATAAGAATATTTTCAACTTCAAGCTGGAAATTAGTTCAGCACCCGGATCAATAAAACCTAGTAATGTCAATTCTATTAGTTCAGCCACTGAGCCAGCAAAGCCCGTGTTTCTGTTCCCGTCAAATGAAAACACCAGCAAAAGTAATTTGAAACTGAATGTTCAGAACTCACAGCAACCAGTTCAATCTTTTAATAAACCGGTTCCTAATTTTCCCCTGCCGACAGAGtctaatttaaataaagttCCATTAACGGCCCCATCAAGTTTATCGTTCGGTTTCACCCAACCACAGAaggagaaagaaaaagagaaagtgAAACCGTTAGAGCAACCGGATACCAAAGTGTCGATTCCTGCTCCCGTTAGGACTTCTCTATCAGTTGTCCCTGAAAAAGTAAAATTGACTCAATCAAAGATGTTTCCATTGGCTCTCCAACAAGTATTTGAACAGATATTACAGGACACAATTAAATCAGAATTACAGGTGGTTCTTTCCAAATTATTAAGTAAATATCATAATGaattggaaagaaaaaaggttattcattcattagGGTCTGAGCTATACGATGCCTTTTTAAGAGAAGTTATGTATGAGTGTGTTTTAGAAGCTCGAGCAGCTCAATTTTATGATTCccatttgaaaaaaagaaaaatgaagGTTATTATTAGGAATTCCAAAAAAGCTGTTAATAAGTTGcgtgaaaagaaaatgaaaatgtatgaattgaaatcggtgacttttgaaaaattaaagaaaaacaaaagacGACTTTCAATAAGTAGTTTTGAAAGTAACTCTAGCTTTAGTAAGAGAAAAAGACATGATAGTTTTGATGTATCTGTTATCAGTGAGAAGCAACATGAAGTTCATGAACTATGGTCTCCAATCAATTTGTCAGagtttttaaaaaattgctcagagaatttaaaattgaaaatttatcaaaacaatttagatttgaagtttttattaattgtgGAAAATTGGAGAACCTCGTATGCCAAATGGTTAAACTCAAAATTGGGGTTAAAGGCGAATATGACATCCTCTGTGCTTGAGAATTCTATCCTGAAtgacaaaataaatttgcTTATTACTAGTATGCCCAACaaagaacaattgaatgaaagTTTTTTTGCAAATACAGCTTTCATATTATTTGAGTGTGGGTTAACCATTTCAAGTGTCACTtcaattcaagaaaaattgcAAGCTGATGGGAaaatcttgaaaaaaatcatatcgttgattgataaatataGTCGCTATAAAGTACTGATCATTATTAGTTTCTGGGACGTTAGTGGGTCGAGTATAACAAGCTCAGAAGTTGCTGATTTATTACATTTGACACAATATTCATCGGTGTCTAATTTGAAGAGTTTGGTATTGTGTGACATGACAACTAAAAATGGGAATATCAATACGATTTTGTCGCAAGCATTCAACAAAGTCAGTTTAGAGTTTAATGGTGAATTAAGTTCAACGGGTTCAAAACGTGAatataatgaaacaaaattgaagCTGCTGCAAACTCAACAGCACAAGCTAcagaaattaaatcataGTATTCGAAACCACAAGATTCTAAATATAGATAATCTGAATTATAACTCATCGATTATAGAAGAAAGTACTCCATCAGCATCTCCTAAACGCAAAAAGGTTGATGATAATCGAGCCAATACTAGTTTAAGTCAATTACAAGATTTGACTGCAGAAATCAGAAGAAAGTATAAAAAGTAG
- a CDS encoding S-adenosylmethionine-dependent methyltransferase (Ortholog(s) have S-adenosylmethionine-dependent methyltransferase activity and role in protein methylation) has product MCSWTAVTEQLEPIQHNNIEDHIFELYSERQLQNNLGYVDRTANEITVTLPKNKIDLNITQSLTQLANQKSNASSTGFICUQSSIFFIDWLISPECPFELSKTFTILELGSGSAGICASVLSSKVQHFIATDQKHVLKLLRQNIENNVSNFTSKSSFKTSGGNPHKLIDVVEFDWENIEMGKFNIQSLNMQKEHPDIIIACDTIYNEYLIPHFVQSLNALMAGNQQTVALVAIQLRDSITFEVFVTEVVQSGKLLLYNVPDHFLSDDLKNGYVVYCILKN; this is encoded by the coding sequence ATGTGCCTGTGGACTGCTGTCACTGAACAGTTGGAACCAATTCAACATAACAACATTGAAGATCACATATTTGAATTGTATTCTGAGAGACAGTTACAAAACAATTTAGGGTATGTCGATCGTACAGCCAATGAAATTACTGTTACTTTACCaaagaataaaattgaCTTGAACATCACTCAATCATTGACACAACTAGCCAATCAAAAAAGCAATGCATCGTCAACAGGGTTTATATGTTGACAatcttctatttttttcattgattggTTAATTTCACCTGAATGTCCATTCGAATTATCGAAAACGTTTACCATTTTAGAATTAGGATCTGGCAGTGCTGGGATATGTGCATCAGTTTTACTGTCGAAAGTTCAACACTTTATTGCAACTGACCAGAAACATGTTTTGAAGTTGTTAAGACAAaacattgaaaataatgtttcaaattttacTAGCAAGAGTAGTTTCAAAACTAGTGGTGGCAACCCCCATAAACTAATTGATGTAGTGGAATTTGATTGGGAAAACATCGAGATGGGGAAATTTAATATACAAAGTTTAAACATGCAGAAAGAACATCCTGATATAATAATTGCTTGTGATACGATTTATAATGAATACTTGATTCCTCATTTTGTTCAATCTTTAAACGCATTGATGGCTGGGAATCAGCAAACTGTTGCATTAGTTGCAATTCAATTACGAGATCTGATTACATTTGAAGTGTTTGTTACCGAAGTTGTTCAAAGCGGGAAGCTATTGCTATACAATGTACCTGATCATTTTTTGAGTGATGATCTAAAGAATGGTTATGTAGTTTACTGTATTTTAAAGAATTGA
- the HOM2 gene encoding aspartate-semialdehyde dehydrogenase (Aspartate-semialdehyde dehydrogenase; forms a homodimer; conserved in bacteria, archaea, and fungi but not in mammals; ketoconazole-repressed; protein present in exponential and stationary growth phase yeast cultures; GlcNAc-induced protein) gives MSVKKAGVLGATGSVGQRFILLLSKHPEFEIHALGASSRSAGKKYKDAASWKQTETLPETEQDIVVQECKPEGNFLECDVVFSGLDADVAGDIEKSFVEAGLAVVSNAKNYRREKDVPLVVPIVNPEHIDVVENKVKQAVSKGGKKPGFIICISNCSTAGLVAPLKPLVEKFGPIDALTTTTLQAISGAGFSPGVSGMDILDNIVPYISGEEDKLEWETKKILGGVNAEGTEFVPIPESEMKVSAQCNRVPVIDGHTECISLRFANRPAPSVEDVKQCLREYECAASKLGCHSAPKQTIHVLDQPDRPQPRLDRDRDSGYGVSVGRIREDSLLDFKMVVLSHNTIIGAAGAGILIAEILKAKNII, from the coding sequence ATGTCAGTAAAGAAAGCTGGAGTTTTGGGAGCTACAGGTTCCGTGGGTCAAAGatttatattattgttatccAAACACccagaatttgaaatacaTGCTTTGGGTGCATCATCAAGATCTGCTGGTAAGAAGTATAAAGATGCAGCTAGTTGGAAACAAACTGAAACATTACCAGAGACAGAGCAAGACATTGTTGTACAAGAATGTAAACCAGAAGGTAACTTTTTAGAATGTGATGTCGTTTTTTCAGGATTGGATGCTGATGTTGCAggtgatattgaaaaatcatttgTTGAAGCAGGTTTGGCTGTTGTTTCAAACGCAAAAAACTAcagaagagaaaaagacGTTCCATTGGTCGTACCTATTGTTAACCCAGAGCatattgatgttgttgaaaataaagTGAAACAAGCTGTTTCCAAAGGTGGCAAAAAACCAGGTTTCATCATTTGTATCTCCAACTGTTCCACTGCTGGTTTAGTTGCACCTTTGAAACCTttagttgaaaaatttggtCCTATTGACGCATTAACAACTACCACATTACAGGCCATTTCTGGTGCCGGGTTTTCACCTGGTGTTTCTGGAATGGATATTTTAGATAACATTGTTCCATACATTAGTGGTGAAGAGGATAAATTAGAATGggaaaccaaaaaaatattgggTGGCGTCAATGCCGAAGGAACTGAGTTTGTTCCAATTCCAGAAAGTGAGATGAAAGTCAGTGCCCAATGTAACCGTGTACCAGTCATTGATGGACACACTGAATGTATTTCATTAAGATTTGCTAATAGACCAGCTCCATCTGTTGAAGACGTGAAACAATGTTTGAGAGAATATGAATGTGCTGCCAGTAAATTAGGCTGTCATTCTGCACCAAAGCAAACCATCCATGTGTTGGATCAACCAGATAGACCACAACCTAGATTAGACAGGGACAGAGACAGTGGGTATGGTGTATCCGTTGGTAGAATTAGAGAAGATTCGTTGTTAGACTTTAAAATGGTTGTTTTATCGCACAATACCATTATTGGTGCTGCTGGTGCTGGTATTTTGATTGCTGAAATTTTGAAAGCAAAGAATATTATCTAG
- the POB3 gene encoding FACT complex subunit (Protein involved in chromatin assembly and disassembly; ortholog of S. cerevisiae Pob3; transposon mutation affects filamentous growth; rat catheter biofilm repressed), with amino-acid sequence MVNTDFEKIYLNQSRAGGRMRIAESGLGWKASASSGSTSQPFLLPREEILIASWSRGSKGYELRVQTKNKGVVSLDGFDHDDFTQLKQELTRNFHINLEHREHSLRGWNWGKTDLARNELIFNVNNKPAFEIPYSDISNSNLTGKNEVALEFNLDNNKNGDEIVEMRFYVPGTIENETTIVKNETNGDVIEEAVVNETSAAQQFYEQLKDKADIGQVAGEAIVSFSDVLFLTPRGRYDIDMYPSSLRLRGKTYDYKIQYEQIERIFSLPKPDETHHLIVLQIDPPLRQGQTRYPFLVLQFVKDEETELELNVSDEDFEKKYKDRLKKTYDAPTNVVMSHCLRGLTERKLITPGAFQSRYLQAGVPCSVKASEGYLFPLDRCFLFVTKPTLYIPYSEISSVVMSRTGGGVSASRTFDLEVNVIGSNQPHVFSNIDREEQEFIESFCKEKGVKVKNEEKIAKARLAKALEQEANDDDDEDADMGSAGDEDEDEDVDFQSGSDSDVAEEFDSDAAPSSDDDEEMADSKETDDRPPKKKAKN; translated from the coding sequence ATGGTCAACACAGATTTTGAGaaaatatatttgaatcaatCGAGAGCAGGTGGACGTATGCGTATAGCAGAGTCTGGTCTTGGATGGAAAGCAAGTGCATCAAGTGGTTCAACATCACAACCATTTCTTTTGCCACGCGAAGAGATCTTGATTGCTAGTTGGTCAAGAGGATCGAAAGGATATGAATTAAGAGttcaaactaaaaataagGGTGTTGTGAGTTTGGATGGGTTTGATCATGATGATTTCactcaattgaaacaagaattgacCCGTAATTTCCACATTAATTTAGAACATAGAGAGCATTCATTAAGAGGATGGAATTGGGGAAAGACAGATTTAGCAAGAAATGAGTTAATTTTCAATGTTAACAATAAACCAGCATTTGAAATTCCTTATTCTGATATCAGCAACTCGAATTTAACTGGTAAAAATGAAGTTGCTCTTGAGTTCAATTtggataataataagaatggtgatgaaattgttgaaatgaGATTTTATGTACCAGGTACAATTGAGAATGAGACCACAATAGTGAAGAATGAAACCAATGGTGATGTTATTGAAGAGGCAGTAGTCAACGAAACTAGTGCTGCTCAACAATTCTACGAGCAATTGAAAGATAAGGCTGACATTGGACAAGTTGCTGGGGAAGCCATTGTTTCATTTAGTGACGTGTTATTCTTGACACCAAGAGGTCGTTACGATATTGATATGTATCCATCGTCATTGAGATTGAGGGGTAAAACTTATGATTACAAAATACAGTACGAACAGATTGAAAGAATTTTCAGTTTACCTAAACCCGATGAAACACATCACTTGATAGTGTTACAGATTGACCCACCATTAAGACAAGGTCAAACTAGATATCCATTTTTAGTATTGCAATTTGTTAAAGACGAAGAGACAGAGTTGGAATTGAATGTCAGCGatgaagattttgaaaagaaatacaaaGATAGATTGAAGAAAACATATGATGCACCTACAAATGTTGTCATGTCACATTGTCTTCGAGGATTGACAGAACGTAAATTGATCACCCCAGGTGCCTTTCAGTCAAGATATTTACAAGCAGGTGTCCCTTGTTCTGTTAAAGCATCTGAAGGTTACTTGTTCCCATTGGACAGATGCTTTTTATTTGTCACCAAACCAACACTCTATATTCCATACAGTGAAATAAGCAGTGTGGTAATGTCGAGAACTGGTGGTGGGGTTTCTGCTTCAAGAACTTTTGATTTAGAGGTGAATGTAATTGGTTCTAACCAACCACATGTTTTCAGTAATATTGATCGTGAAGAACAAGAGTTTATTGAATCCTTCtgtaaagaaaaaggtGTTAAAGTTAagaatgaagaaaaaattgccAAGGCAAGATTGGCCAAGGCTCTTGAACAAGAAGCCAAtgatgacgacgacgaAGATGCTGATATGGGAAGTGCTGGCGATGAAGACGAAGATGAGGATGTCGATTTCCAATCAGGATCCGATTCTGATGTTGCTGAAGAGTTTGATAGTGATGCAGCACCTTcaagtgatgatgatgaagaaatggCTGATAGCAAGGAAACCGATGACAGACCACCTAAGAAAAAGGCCAAGAATTAG
- a CDS encoding uncharacterized protein (Protein of unknown function; flow model biofilm induced; Spider biofilm induced; repressed by alpha pheromone in SpiderM medium): protein MSQVNLLEFQDYLLYSESLNILIESEFSSMSLDTTAFQPSPTKAPEASMDSGTIPKRSPARLFQRWISSSSSSKDKPVYAEKALLKKQNIAPEPIKITKQQVPAKQIGTSEPSSPLSVASSHDNSCSDSSAASIFSDSKNNNSMQMLLTDDIEDILEDIDDAEIYDAEKVTITYISSKSC from the coding sequence ATGTCCCAAGTTAACTTATTAGAATTCCAAGATTATTTACTTTACAGTGAATCATTAAACATTTTAATTGAAAGCGAGTTTAGCTCAATGTCTTTAGACACAACTGCTTTTCAGCcatcaccaacaaaagCACCAGAAGCCTCCATGGATCTGGGTACAATTCCCAAAAGATCTCCAGCAAGATTGTTTCAAAGGTGgatatcatcatcatcatcatcaaaagATAAGCCAGTATATGCAGAAAAAGCCCTTCTCAAGAAGCAAAACATAGCACCGGaaccaataaaaataacTAAACAACAAGTACCAGCTAAACAAATAGGTACATCTGAACCATCGTCGCCTCTAAGTGTGGCCTCGAGTCATGATAATTCATGTTCCGATTCAAGTGCAGCTTCCATATTTTCTGATtctaaaaataacaatagtaTGCAAATGTTACTCACAGATGATATAGAGGACATATTAGAGGACATAGACGATGCTGAGATATACGATGCTGAGAAGGTTACCATAACATATATAAGTTCTAAATCATGCTAA